From the Meriones unguiculatus strain TT.TT164.6M chromosome 12, Bangor_MerUng_6.1, whole genome shotgun sequence genome, one window contains:
- the C12H2orf73 gene encoding LOW QUALITY PROTEIN: uncharacterized protein C2orf73 homolog (The sequence of the model RefSeq protein was modified relative to this genomic sequence to represent the inferred CDS: inserted 2 bases in 1 codon): MEGEKQQQHKIEDADIAFVTENKEKIKHEKHPGKSTQHSISCVDRRRVYYAKFINSNSRTYNEPVPYIDNKGPEKEGKWWLHREAPKPVSQPSYDTKSTQRSDYQKPACPLVSPVRHARTRKASCGIVPLTYLDASGEHEDNFVEYISFVHQYDARKTPCEPIRGKRHGTFMQRQIKPVTLPVASKEPEELLNTSGSGSSEQPKNTDKGNSSGDKVTSLVPYQQNSQELLGTLNSLSEPDXAARPSTPRSLGMGEDCMFLSTVGQALLTRHAPLNPLIKKSG; the protein is encoded by the exons ACAGCATAAAATAGAAGATGCTGATATAGCATTCGTaactgaaaataaagaaaaaatcaaacATGAAAAACATCCTGGGAAAAGCACACAGCACTCAATATCCTGTGTGGACAGAAGACGCGTGTATTATGCTAAATTCATAAACTCAAACTCAAGGACATACAATGAACCAGTTCCCTACATTGATAATAAAGGACCAGAGAAGGAG ggAAAATGGTGGTTACATAGGGAAGCACCGAAACCAGTCTCCCAACCATCTTATGACACCAAGAGCACCCAGCGAAGTGACTACCAAAAGCCAGCGTGCCCGCTGGTTTCGCCAGTCAGACATGCCAGGACGCGAAAGGCTTCTTGTGGGATAG TTCCGCTTACTTATCTGGATGCATCAGGAGAACATGAAGACAATTTTGTAGAATATATCTCCTTTGTACATCAATATGATGCCAGGAAAACTCCCTGTGAGCCCATTCGGGGAAAG AGACATGGAACCTTCATGCAGAGACAGATAAAGCCAGTAACTTTGCCAGTAGCTTCTAAGGAACCAGAGGAATTATTGAACACTTCAGGGTCAGGTTCATCAGAACAACCAAAAAATACAGACAAAGGAAATTCATCAGGAGATAAAGTGACTTCACTGGTCCCGTACCAACAGAATTCCCAAGAACTGCTGGGGACTCTGAACAGTTTATCAGAACCAGA GGCAGCCCGGCCCAGCACGCCCAGAAGCCTGGGGATGGGTGAGGACTGCATGTTTCTCTCAACTGTAGGGCAAGCTCTTCTCACCAGGCATGCGCCTTTAAACCCGCTAATAAAAAAGTCAGGATAA